In Geotalea uraniireducens, one genomic interval encodes:
- the tpx gene encoding thiol peroxidase, with amino-acid sequence MQERSGIITFKGNPMTLLGPALKVGDQAPPFTVVDTALAPVTLAALAGKVKIISAVPSLDTPVCDTETRRFNQEAATLPDNVVLLTVSLDLPFAQKRWCGAAGIDRVSTVSDYRDRSFGLAYGVLIKELMLLSRCIFVIDGQDTIRYIQQVPEVTSEPDYAAVLAATRALLA; translated from the coding sequence ATGCAGGAACGTTCCGGTATCATCACATTCAAAGGAAACCCGATGACCTTGCTCGGGCCGGCATTGAAAGTCGGCGATCAGGCGCCACCGTTCACCGTTGTCGACACGGCCCTGGCACCGGTCACTCTGGCGGCCCTGGCCGGCAAGGTCAAGATCATCAGCGCCGTCCCCTCGCTCGACACCCCGGTCTGCGACACGGAAACCCGCCGTTTCAACCAGGAAGCGGCAACACTCCCCGACAACGTAGTGCTGCTGACCGTCAGCCTCGACCTCCCCTTCGCCCAGAAACGCTGGTGCGGGGCGGCCGGCATCGACCGGGTCAGCACCGTCTCCGATTATCGCGACCGTTCCTTCGGCCTCGCCTACGGTGTGCTGATCAAGGAGCTGATGCTCCTCTCCCGGTGCATCTTCGTCATCGACGGCCAGGATACGATCCGCTACATCCAGCAGGTCCCGGAAGTCACCAGCGAACCGGACTACGCCGCGGTACTCGCCGCGACCAGGGCGCTGCTGGCATAA
- a CDS encoding DUF4350 domain-containing protein, translating to MEYSRKCLGILLLLAALLGTPASGAMAATVLFDQGHNQRFLADRQQDLDLSGLADQFINAGFTVKTTAAPLSAATLAGVDALVISGALAPLAPAEETAVRQFLERGGRLSIMLHVPQPLAPFLEQLGVLTSNGVIRERTDIIGNEARNFRVNRLAADPLFAGIRSFALYGSWALLNEGKTCRPLALTGPDAWIDLNLDNQQDQGDAVQAFAVIVGGEYGRGRFLVFADDAIFQNRFLQEGNLLLARNLVAWLGQPAADTSRSRRL from the coding sequence ATGGAGTATAGTAGGAAGTGCTTGGGCATCCTGCTCCTTCTGGCGGCCCTGCTCGGCACCCCGGCAAGCGGCGCCATGGCAGCCACGGTTCTCTTCGACCAGGGGCACAACCAGCGGTTTCTCGCCGACCGGCAGCAAGACCTCGACCTCTCCGGCCTGGCCGACCAGTTCATCAACGCCGGCTTCACGGTAAAGACCACCGCCGCGCCGCTCTCCGCGGCGACCCTGGCCGGGGTGGACGCCCTGGTGATCTCGGGGGCGCTGGCACCGCTCGCCCCGGCCGAAGAGACAGCGGTCCGGCAGTTCCTGGAACGTGGCGGCAGACTCAGCATCATGCTGCATGTCCCTCAGCCGCTGGCGCCGTTCCTGGAGCAACTCGGCGTCCTCACGTCCAACGGCGTGATCCGCGAGCGAACCGACATCATCGGCAACGAGGCACGCAATTTCCGGGTGAACCGGCTAGCCGCCGATCCTCTCTTCGCCGGCATCCGCTCGTTCGCTCTTTACGGCAGCTGGGCGTTGCTTAACGAAGGGAAGACATGCCGCCCGCTGGCGCTGACCGGCCCGGATGCCTGGATCGATCTGAATCTCGACAATCAGCAGGATCAGGGCGATGCAGTGCAGGCTTTCGCGGTGATCGTCGGTGGCGAGTACGGCCGGGGCCGGTTCCTGGTCTTCGCCGATGACGCCATTTTCCAAAACCGTTTCCTGCAGGAGGGAAATCTCCTCCTGGCACGGAATCTGGTGGCCTGGCTCGGTCAGCCGGCCGCCGATACATCCCGGTCACGACGGCTCTAG
- a CDS encoding desulfoferrodoxin, translating to MATRLELYKCSICGNIVEVLHAGPGPLACCGAPMELQTENTVDAAKEKHVPVIEKGNGTITVKVGSVPHPMEEKHYIEWIELVADGTVYRQHLKPGDAPAATFCLSATTVTARAYCNLHGHWTAAA from the coding sequence ATGGCTACCCGACTCGAACTTTACAAATGCTCCATCTGCGGCAACATCGTCGAAGTCCTGCACGCCGGCCCCGGCCCCCTCGCCTGCTGCGGCGCGCCGATGGAGCTGCAGACCGAAAACACCGTTGATGCGGCCAAGGAAAAACATGTCCCGGTCATCGAAAAGGGCAACGGCACCATCACCGTCAAAGTCGGCAGCGTTCCCCATCCGATGGAGGAAAAACACTACATCGAGTGGATCGAACTGGTTGCCGACGGCACCGTCTACCGCCAGCACCTCAAGCCGGGCGACGCCCCCGCCGCCACCTTCTGCCTCAGCGCCACCACCGTCACTGCCCGCGCTTACTGCAACCTGCACGGTCACTGGACGGCAGCCGCCTAG
- a CDS encoding Tex family protein encodes MTTPDQTRQRILGYLIDETGLKPFQVANTIELFDEGATVPFIARYRKERTGELDEVQIRTIEERYGYFRELEERKVAVLKSIAEQGKLTPELQARLEASRQKTEVEDLYLPYKPKRRTKATIARERGLEPLAELIAAQELTSGTPAEAALPFVDPARDVLDAAAALDGAGHILAERLADDADARAFVRRLTWEEGIFTARVAADKKEAVTKFEMYYDYQEPLRNIPSHRMLAMRRGEKEEVLLLAIVAPVEQLHAGLRRRLVTGESIFRPLLEQVAEDAYKRLIAPSIEVELRLEAKKLADEAAIQVFAQNLRNLLLAPPAGMKRVLGIDPGLRTGSKLAAVDGTGRFLEHVTIYPHTGEGRVAAAKRELLRLLDDHAIEMVAIGNGTAGREMEQFVKETLAEAGKRLPTVMVSEAGASVYSASEVAREEFPELDLTVRGAISIARRLQDPLAELVKIDPKSIGVGQYQHDVNQAALKKALDDVVESCVNYVGVDLNTASSALLSYVSGLGPALAKAVVRHRDAHGPFTSRQELLKIPRFGDKAFEQAAGFLRIRAAAHPLDNSAVHPERYPLVAAMAADLGVSLAALVADPALVGRLDPARYVSESVGLPTLRDILAELRKPGRDPRQEFVAAAFRDDLKELADLREGMILQGVVTNVTAFGAFVDVGVHQDGLVHVSHLANRFVKDPHEAVQVGQVVQVKVLAVDQARRRISLSIREASPGGGGEPQRRQPSPKEERRQDGLDLGKLEKAGFRVKR; translated from the coding sequence ATGACCACTCCTGACCAGACCCGGCAGCGCATCCTCGGCTACCTTATCGACGAAACCGGCCTGAAGCCGTTTCAGGTGGCGAACACCATCGAACTCTTCGACGAGGGGGCGACGGTGCCGTTTATCGCCCGTTACCGGAAGGAGCGGACCGGCGAGTTGGACGAGGTGCAGATTCGGACCATCGAGGAGCGTTACGGCTATTTCCGCGAACTGGAGGAGCGTAAGGTCGCGGTGCTGAAATCGATTGCCGAGCAGGGGAAGCTGACCCCCGAGTTGCAAGCCCGGCTCGAAGCATCGCGGCAGAAGACCGAGGTCGAGGATCTCTATCTCCCCTACAAGCCGAAACGGCGCACCAAGGCGACGATCGCCCGCGAGCGGGGGCTGGAGCCGCTTGCCGAGCTGATTGCCGCCCAGGAGCTGACGAGCGGCACGCCGGCAGAGGCGGCGCTCCCCTTCGTCGATCCGGCCCGGGACGTCCTGGACGCAGCGGCGGCCCTCGACGGTGCGGGGCACATCCTGGCCGAGCGGCTGGCCGACGATGCCGACGCCCGGGCCTTCGTCCGCCGCCTGACCTGGGAGGAGGGGATCTTTACCGCCCGGGTGGCCGCCGACAAGAAAGAGGCGGTCACCAAGTTCGAGATGTACTACGACTACCAGGAGCCGTTGCGGAACATCCCGTCCCACCGGATGCTCGCCATGCGCCGGGGGGAGAAGGAGGAGGTGCTGCTGTTGGCGATCGTTGCGCCGGTCGAGCAGCTACACGCCGGGCTCCGCCGGCGGTTGGTCACCGGCGAGAGCATCTTCCGGCCGCTGCTGGAACAGGTGGCCGAGGACGCCTACAAGCGGCTCATCGCCCCCTCTATCGAGGTGGAACTTCGCCTGGAGGCGAAAAAACTGGCCGATGAGGCGGCAATCCAGGTCTTCGCCCAGAATCTGCGCAACCTGTTGCTGGCGCCGCCGGCGGGGATGAAACGGGTGCTCGGCATCGATCCCGGGCTGCGGACCGGTTCCAAACTGGCGGCGGTGGACGGCACCGGCCGCTTCCTCGAACATGTCACCATTTATCCCCATACCGGCGAGGGGCGGGTGGCGGCGGCCAAGCGGGAGCTACTGCGCCTCCTCGACGACCATGCCATCGAGATGGTGGCGATCGGCAACGGCACTGCCGGTCGGGAGATGGAGCAGTTCGTCAAGGAAACCCTGGCCGAGGCGGGAAAACGGCTGCCGACGGTGATGGTCAGCGAGGCGGGGGCCAGCGTCTACTCGGCATCGGAGGTAGCCCGGGAGGAGTTTCCCGAGCTCGACCTGACCGTCCGCGGCGCAATCTCGATCGCCCGCCGGCTCCAAGACCCGCTGGCGGAACTGGTGAAGATCGACCCGAAAAGCATCGGCGTCGGCCAGTACCAGCACGACGTCAACCAGGCCGCCCTGAAAAAGGCCCTCGACGACGTGGTGGAGTCGTGCGTCAACTACGTCGGCGTCGATCTCAACACCGCCTCCTCGGCGCTCCTCTCCTACGTTTCCGGTCTCGGGCCGGCCTTGGCCAAGGCGGTGGTCCGCCACCGTGACGCGCACGGCCCGTTTACCTCCCGCCAGGAGCTGCTCAAGATTCCCCGTTTCGGCGACAAGGCCTTTGAACAGGCGGCCGGTTTCCTGCGGATCCGCGCGGCGGCCCATCCGCTCGACAACAGCGCCGTCCACCCGGAGCGCTATCCGCTGGTGGCGGCGATGGCCGCCGATCTCGGGGTGTCGCTGGCGGCCCTGGTCGCCGATCCGGCGCTGGTGGGGCGGCTCGACCCGGCCCGCTACGTGAGCGAGAGCGTCGGTCTGCCGACCCTGCGCGACATCCTGGCCGAGCTGCGGAAGCCGGGGCGCGATCCGCGGCAGGAGTTCGTCGCCGCCGCCTTCCGTGACGATCTCAAGGAGCTGGCCGATCTCCGCGAAGGGATGATCCTCCAGGGGGTGGTAACCAACGTCACCGCCTTCGGTGCCTTCGTCGACGTCGGCGTACACCAGGACGGGCTGGTCCACGTCAGCCACCTGGCGAACCGGTTTGTCAAGGACCCCCACGAGGCGGTGCAGGTCGGTCAGGTAGTGCAGGTCAAGGTGCTGGCGGTTGATCAGGCGCGGCGGCGGATCTCGCTGTCGATCCGCGAGGCGAGCCCTGGTGGTGGCGGGGAGCCGCAGCGGCGACAGCCGTCGCCCAAGGAGGAGCGGCGGCAAGACGGCCTCGACCTCGGTAAGCTGGAGAAGGCGGGGTTTCGGGTAAAGCGGTAA
- a CDS encoding MaoC family dehydratase: MSAAAELLTFLAPQFGREIHVGEWLTIDQERIDRFAEVTGDRQWIHIDPERARRESPYGTTVAHGFLTLSLLPLLTQSNHPDHFQRNYPGMRLRVNYGLNRVRFPAPVLAGSRVRARTVLKDAEALGEAVQIRYEITVEIDGGERPGCVAEQLVRVYP, from the coding sequence ATGAGCGCTGCAGCCGAGCTGCTGACTTTCCTGGCGCCGCAGTTTGGCCGGGAGATCCATGTCGGGGAGTGGCTGACCATCGACCAGGAACGGATCGACCGTTTCGCCGAGGTGACCGGCGATCGGCAGTGGATCCACATCGATCCGGAGCGGGCCCGGCGCGAGTCCCCCTACGGCACGACGGTGGCCCACGGCTTCCTCACCCTGTCGCTTCTCCCCCTGCTCACCCAGAGCAACCATCCCGACCACTTCCAGCGCAACTACCCGGGGATGCGGCTGCGGGTCAACTACGGCCTGAACCGGGTCCGTTTTCCGGCACCGGTCCTTGCCGGTTCCCGGGTCCGGGCCCGGACGGTGCTCAAGGACGCCGAAGCGCTCGGCGAGGCGGTGCAGATCCGCTACGAGATCACCGTCGAGATCGACGGCGGGGAGCGTCCCGGCTGCGTCGCCGAGCAGCTCGTCCGCGTCTATCCTTGA
- a CDS encoding uracil-DNA glycosylase family protein, with amino-acid sequence MTLATIAADLAADLERLSFSPPVAHVYNPLVYARAPHEEYLRRYGAGPKEALFVGMNPGPWGMAQTGVPFGEIAAVTGWLGINGPVAHPAGEHPKKRVDGFACRRSEVSGRRLWGLIRERFGEPERFFARFFVVNYCPLLFLNDAGGNITPDKLKNGERQPLLAACDRALRQTVALLRPRLVIGVGGFAETQAREALAGSGVAVGRILHPSPANPAANRDWAGTVLAQLAALGIDFGEKGALP; translated from the coding sequence ATGACGCTGGCGACGATTGCCGCTGATCTGGCGGCGGATCTGGAACGGCTCAGCTTTTCGCCTCCTGTGGCCCATGTCTACAACCCGCTGGTTTACGCCCGAGCCCCTCACGAGGAGTACCTGCGCCGCTACGGCGCCGGGCCGAAGGAGGCGCTCTTCGTCGGGATGAACCCCGGGCCGTGGGGGATGGCCCAGACCGGCGTGCCGTTCGGCGAGATCGCGGCGGTGACTGGCTGGCTCGGGATTAACGGCCCGGTGGCCCATCCGGCCGGCGAACACCCGAAAAAACGGGTCGACGGCTTTGCCTGCCGGCGGAGCGAGGTGAGCGGCCGCCGGCTCTGGGGGCTGATCCGCGAGCGGTTCGGCGAGCCGGAGCGGTTCTTCGCCCGCTTCTTCGTCGTCAACTACTGTCCGCTGCTCTTTTTGAACGATGCCGGCGGGAACATCACCCCCGACAAGCTGAAAAACGGCGAGCGGCAGCCGCTCTTGGCGGCCTGCGACCGGGCGCTTCGCCAGACGGTGGCGCTCTTGCGGCCGCGGCTGGTGATCGGCGTCGGCGGCTTTGCCGAAACCCAGGCCCGGGAGGCACTGGCCGGCAGCGGGGTCGCGGTGGGGCGGATCCTTCATCCGAGCCCGGCCAATCCGGCCGCCAACCGGGACTGGGCGGGGACGGTGCTGGCCCAGCTGGCGGCGCTGGGGATCGACTTTGGTGAGAAAGGAGCATTGCCATGA
- a CDS encoding M48 family metallopeptidase, which yields MSGVWGIFYDGVSSAQRRVFLAVEDGRLVLRGDGLTRSAPLAELTVDPRLGTVRRAIRFADGALCEVSDDRFLDGLLSRQGRGRAATFLHRWERSIPRALAALAVMVAVIWLFFAYGIPFLAKKVAYAIPPATEVTLGRESLAMLDKLVFAPTRLPAARRREITALFRRMVDERPETRGYHLEFRASPEMGANALALPSGIIVVTDALVPLAKNDDELAAVLAHEIGHVRYRHALRQVLQNSAAGLIMAAVTGDIFSATSLSAGLPTALVDAKFSRDFETEADDAAVVYLKAHHIPLQRFADILGRLEADHAKRAAAGKPEERSFSDYFASHPVTAERIKRILAGGRL from the coding sequence ATGAGCGGCGTATGGGGCATTTTCTATGACGGCGTCAGCTCCGCCCAGCGGCGGGTGTTCCTTGCCGTGGAAGACGGTCGACTGGTGCTGCGGGGCGACGGGCTGACCCGGAGCGCGCCGCTGGCGGAACTGACGGTCGACCCCCGGCTCGGCACGGTGCGCCGGGCGATCCGCTTTGCCGACGGCGCCCTCTGCGAGGTGAGTGACGACCGTTTCCTCGACGGGCTTTTGAGCCGCCAGGGGCGAGGGCGCGCCGCAACCTTCCTCCACCGCTGGGAGCGGAGCATCCCCCGGGCGCTGGCCGCCCTGGCGGTGATGGTGGCGGTGATCTGGCTCTTCTTCGCCTACGGCATCCCGTTCCTGGCCAAGAAAGTGGCCTACGCCATCCCGCCGGCCACCGAGGTGACCCTCGGCCGGGAGAGCCTGGCGATGCTCGACAAGCTGGTCTTCGCCCCGACGCGGCTTCCCGCCGCCCGGCGGCGGGAGATCACCGCCCTCTTCCGGCGGATGGTCGACGAACGGCCGGAGACCCGCGGCTACCACCTCGAATTCCGGGCGAGCCCGGAGATGGGGGCCAACGCCCTCGCCCTCCCTTCCGGGATCATCGTCGTCACCGACGCGCTGGTGCCGCTGGCCAAAAACGACGACGAACTGGCGGCGGTGCTGGCCCACGAGATCGGCCACGTCCGCTATCGCCACGCCCTCCGCCAGGTGCTGCAGAATTCGGCGGCCGGCCTGATCATGGCCGCCGTCACCGGCGACATCTTCTCGGCTACCTCCCTCTCCGCCGGCCTGCCGACGGCGCTGGTCGACGCCAAGTTTTCCCGCGATTTCGAGACCGAGGCGGACGATGCCGCCGTGGTCTACCTGAAGGCGCACCACATTCCGCTGCAGCGTTTCGCCGACATCCTCGGCCGGCTGGAGGCCGATCATGCCAAGCGGGCGGCGGCCGGCAAGCCGGAGGAGCGGTCGTTCTCGGACTACTTCGCCAGCCATCCGGTGACGGCGGAGCGGATCAAGCGGATTCTCGCGGGGGGACGGCTGTGA
- a CDS encoding YjgN family protein, producing the protein MSSNEKQPAAKMVTVSCPHCAFSRALPAGTIPLGARVTCPSCRGQFTYSEAVTTPVTPHPGAVAPELGPAPPAIAAARPRPLTPRTMRFTFSGTAREYFGIWIVNTLLKIVTLGVYSAWAKVRKRRYLYGNTMLHGAPFDYLADPLVLFRGWLIGVLALLLYTVGSRYSPTVASLSGLLFLLVMPWLVVRSRLFNLRNSSYRNIRFNFRADYRGAYLVFAGLYLLLPFTLGLLFPYIVYRQKKFLVEQSDYGKTPFVFAGSAGDFYQLYLKAFGMLILLGGAVFLTLFGLGASLSFTGRPAGAPQALVVLPVVVLPLAYFVIAIYVQTAQTNLVWGKTSIAGNRLACTLRSGEMIWLYLSNAAAILCTLGLLIPWATVRLTRYRFDNLTLAARDELEGFVAASQAEVSAAGEEIGDLFGIDIAL; encoded by the coding sequence TTGTCGTCGAATGAGAAACAACCCGCCGCGAAAATGGTGACGGTCAGCTGCCCGCACTGTGCGTTTTCCCGCGCGCTGCCTGCCGGGACCATCCCGCTCGGGGCGCGGGTGACCTGCCCGAGCTGCCGGGGGCAGTTTACGTACAGCGAAGCAGTCACCACTCCGGTGACGCCTCACCCGGGGGCCGTTGCGCCGGAGCTGGGACCGGCCCCGCCAGCCATCGCCGCCGCCCGCCCCCGGCCGCTGACCCCGCGGACCATGCGCTTCACCTTCAGCGGCACGGCCCGCGAGTATTTCGGCATCTGGATCGTCAATACCCTGCTGAAGATTGTCACCCTCGGCGTCTACTCGGCCTGGGCCAAGGTGCGCAAGCGCCGCTACCTCTACGGCAACACCATGCTCCACGGCGCGCCCTTCGACTACCTGGCCGACCCGCTGGTGCTCTTCCGCGGCTGGCTGATCGGCGTCCTGGCACTGCTCCTCTACACGGTCGGCAGCCGCTACAGCCCCACCGTCGCCTCGCTGTCGGGCCTGCTCTTCCTGCTGGTGATGCCCTGGCTGGTGGTCCGCTCGCGGCTCTTCAACCTGCGCAACTCCTCCTACCGCAACATCCGCTTCAACTTCCGGGCGGACTACCGGGGAGCCTACCTGGTCTTCGCCGGACTCTACCTGCTGCTGCCGTTTACCCTCGGCCTGCTCTTCCCCTATATCGTTTACCGGCAGAAGAAGTTCCTGGTGGAGCAGAGCGACTACGGCAAGACCCCCTTCGTCTTCGCCGGGAGCGCCGGCGATTTCTACCAGCTCTACCTGAAGGCGTTCGGGATGCTGATCCTCCTCGGTGGCGCGGTCTTCCTGACGCTCTTTGGGCTCGGCGCCTCGCTATCGTTCACCGGCCGGCCGGCGGGGGCACCGCAGGCATTGGTGGTGCTGCCGGTCGTGGTGCTGCCGCTGGCCTATTTCGTGATCGCCATCTACGTCCAGACTGCCCAGACGAACCTGGTCTGGGGCAAGACAAGCATCGCCGGCAACCGGCTCGCCTGCACGCTGCGGAGCGGTGAGATGATCTGGCTCTATCTCTCCAATGCGGCGGCGATCCTCTGCACTCTCGGGCTGCTGATCCCCTGGGCGACGGTGCGGCTGACCCGCTACCGCTTCGATAACCTGACGCTGGCGGCGCGGGACGAGCTGGAAGGGTTCGTGGCCGCTTCCCAGGCGGAGGTGAGCGCTGCCGGAGAGGAGATCGGCGACCTGTTCGGGATCGACATCGCTTTATGA
- a CDS encoding RNA-binding S4 domain-containing protein encodes MKIATDHIKLDSFLKAVDAVASGGEAKIVIADGLVLVNGVVELRRGRKLRPGDRVTLEGEEFVVE; translated from the coding sequence ATGAAAATAGCAACCGACCACATCAAGCTCGACAGTTTTCTGAAGGCGGTGGACGCCGTGGCGAGCGGCGGCGAGGCGAAGATCGTCATTGCCGACGGGCTGGTGCTGGTGAACGGGGTGGTGGAGCTGCGCCGCGGTCGGAAACTCCGGCCCGGTGATCGGGTCACGCTTGAGGGGGAAGAGTTTGTCGTCGAATGA
- a CDS encoding elongation factor P has translation MLTTSDFKRGIVIKLDGAPCLLIDVTFQSPSARGANTMVKTRFRNLLTGQVLDKTFRSGDKVEEADFERHKGQYLYADGDRGVFMDLETYEQFELAAEAFEAIRYYLIDGVEVTLGIFQEQMVSVDPPQVVELAITDTPPVLKNATATAQTKEATLETGLTLQVPPYLEVGEKIKVDTRDCRFVSRA, from the coding sequence ATGCTCACCACATCCGATTTCAAACGCGGCATCGTCATCAAGCTCGACGGCGCCCCCTGCCTCCTGATCGACGTCACCTTCCAGTCGCCGTCCGCCCGCGGTGCCAACACCATGGTCAAGACCCGCTTCCGCAACCTGCTGACCGGCCAGGTGCTCGACAAGACCTTCCGCTCCGGCGACAAGGTCGAGGAAGCCGACTTCGAGCGGCACAAGGGGCAGTATCTTTACGCCGACGGCGACCGTGGCGTCTTCATGGACCTGGAAACCTACGAGCAATTCGAACTGGCTGCCGAGGCCTTCGAGGCCATCCGCTACTACCTCATCGACGGCGTCGAAGTCACCCTCGGCATCTTCCAGGAGCAGATGGTCAGTGTCGACCCGCCCCAGGTGGTGGAACTGGCCATCACCGACACTCCGCCGGTCCTCAAGAACGCCACCGCCACCGCCCAGACCAAAGAGGCGACCCTCGAAACTGGCCTCACCCTCCAGGTCCCCCCTTACCTGGAGGTCGGCGAAAAAATCAAGGTCGACACCCGCGACTGCCGCTTTGTCTCCCGGGCCTGA